CGAATATATCCTTGAGCAACAATATTGTGCCTGATGAGATTAAAGGGAGGGAGATTCATCATTCGTTCCCGATGACTCTTTTTGAGGTCGGATTTTTCTGTACCCCATCATTTGCTTTACAACAATTGAGTTTAAAAATAACCGATGATAAAAGTTTTctgtttgaaagaaagattgGATTTTTGCTACGATTTTTCGAGTATCATTTTTCTGCAATTTTCCTCATGATAGCGCACCATATGCAGTAGGAACTAGGAAGCTTTTTGCTACTTTAACGAGCATGAGCTACAATATAAAGTTAAATTGTTAGGTATGCTTCATTTTGTCGGAAGATTGTCAATCTTTCTTGAGAAAAATTCCTTTTTTTCCGGAAATGTGCAGCCTAGAAAGACACATCTAAATCAGCGTACATTGAAACTTCTCAAGTACTGGACGTGGCAGTTTGTTATCGTCCGTCCTGCATGCTCTATCTTGATGATAATGTTACAAATGCTCGGGATGTATCCGAGTTGGCTCAGCTGGGCTTTCACTATTCTTCTCAACTTCTCAATTTTGTTGGCAATGTATTCATTGATCATCTTCTACCATGTATTTGCTAAAGAACTGGCACCACACACACCACTTGCTAAGTTCCTCTGCATCAAAGGGATTGTTTTCTTCTGCTTTTGGCAGGTACTGACTGTTTCCCTTGGTCTCTCTTAAACCTCATTGAATTCCAGTTTGGATCAAATTGTGATAGTGCTTGTTAATTTGCTAGTCATTGTGTATATGTGTTTATCTTTTGTGCAGAATTTTGGTGTGTACCATCTTGTTATAAGTTTAAACGACCTAACTAACTTGATCTGTCGGATTTCTACAGACTGCCCCCACAAATAATATCAAGTTGAAGTTAAAATTTAAGACTTCATCTATTGATAAAGGGATGTCACTGAAATTAAATCTTGCTTCATGGATTTGTTACACTTTCTGGTGTAGCTTTTTATGGTTCAACTTCATGAACAAGACAAGGCATATCTCATGTACTACGACGCCCGTGTTTGTTCATAGAAATCATTACCTTATCATGATTCATTTAAATTGTTTTTTCTATACAGGGAGTAGTGCTTGAAATCCTTGTGGCAATGGGCATTGTTCGATCCCATCATTTCTGGTTGGACACAGAGCACGTTGAGGAAGCAATCCAGAACGTTTTGGTCTGTGTCGAAATGGTGTTCTTCTCTGTTATGCAGCAGTATGCATACCATGTTGCACCTTACAGTGGAGACTTAGAAGCAAAGCTTAAGCCACAGAAAAGGGACTAATTACTTTTTATGCATCAACAAGTGTGTCTCAAATGTTGTTACAGATTGATACAATCTATACGCTGGTCAAACTCTTGAGAAAGTAAATTCAGGTTGTGTGCAACTGCAATATTTTTGTACAGCGTgtaatttttattgttttagttGGAGGAAACTTGTTCCTTCTAGTCTTGCTTGGTTTTGTCAATCCAGCGCATGCTTCGAGAGTCGACCTACAAAACCCAAGATCCAAGAATTGTACGGACCTGTTTATCTATTCGGGTAGTTTCATCCTTGCATCTGACTAAGCCCATTTTTGTTATTTGTTCGTTTTACTATGTGGATTTCGGCCAATTATCCTTATATTTTAGTTCATTATCTTCAATAACTGCCTCTCAACTATCCCATAATTCCACGAAAATGTAGAAAGAATCCATGTAAAACTAAAGAATGGGCTTAGCATACTCCTTAGTCAAACTTTTTAACATATTGTAATTGATAAATGCATATTCTAATGGGAACATATGTACTCAACAAATATAACACTCCCAACTAAATTCAAAAGTCTTGAATGAAAATGAGATTTAATTTAGGACAAAAAGTTcaataacatattaaaaatacaaaacttttgaggaacaaTACAAAATTTGATTAGGTTTATTGGGGTTTTTTGTTAGTCTCCCATTCAGATTCTCTCATTCTGTTCCAAATTGGCCAACAACTTGACAAGTCTACACGATGTTTGAATTTATTGGTGACCTAAATCGAAACAAGAACTTCCGTATCCTTTTCCATCTGATTTTAGGAATTAAATAGGTAAATAAGTTGCAAAATAATAAGTGTGGACTTTCAGTATGAGTGACACGTGCCTAGTCTTAAGTCCTCATTCGACTAAAAATGTACAAATTTGTATATTGTGTATCTTTGACCATAAGCAAGGGAATTTAAAATTGTCCATGATTGTGAaattttctataatttaaattatatgaCCAACCACGTTCACACCATTTCACCCATGGATTGTACTCAAatccttttattttaatttctgaaatatatatttcatacgtcgtttttaacattaaaaaaattcattaaattgTCGTGGATGTGTAGAAATTCAGTGATAGATTGTGAATGCGTGTGGGATGTGCAATAATATATCTtgaaaatatatagaaaaaaaattggGACATAAGTGCTATATTTAAATCATAGttttgaataataataataatgtaaaAGCATATCCTTATAGAGATCACTTTCATGTTACAAAGTAATAATCTTCCTAACGTTAATCTCGAATGGCTTGATTCTTGTCCTATCTCACTTTCTAGGGGAAAAAATAATTATGACGGTAGGGATTGatatagataaaaattcgtgagagagtctcacaaaagacatatttttatttatattttaaaggaTATGGATATTCTCCTCTTCCTGTGTCTCTGACTTCTTTTTGAAATTCATGATGGTACTAATTATTGAAGTCCATTGATTAAAAAAGTTTCGAGACAGAAATTAAAAGAAGGAAAAATATCATTCGAATTTTGTGATGATTGCTTGAACGACGTTGAAATACTGAAAGCTGTTGCTTTGAATTCAGCCTACAATCGATTATCAATTGATAACCAAATTAATATTCATCTTCGGAACCCATGCAAAAAGCAACACATGCAGCCTGCTTCCCCCAAATCCGACGGCCCACATTTCACACAAAACAAGAAATCGACCGAGTCTTCGTTTcgatctctctctctctctctctctctctgtatgtgtgtgtatatataggCATTTCAGCTCTCATGGCTGCTTCATTCATCCTCAACATCTCCTCTTCTCATCATTCATTGTCTAGTACTCTGAAACACACACACCCACCGGAGGGAAAAGAGAAACCTAAgcatatatttaatttcttgCGGTTTTCACCTGAAATCACACCGGGGAGCAAGCAATCTTCGACAGGTCGGGATTTTTAAAATGGGTTTAATGAACACGTTGACCTTGTCCGTGAAAATATTCACAATTTCAGTCGGGATAGTTCTGTTGGCTGTGGGAATGAAGTCTGTTGTCCCGATTGCGCTGAACGGATTCCCCATAATCCTATCTTGGTGGAAGCCGCCTTTTCTCTACCTAATCATCAACTGCATCATCATCACCATAGCCGCCTCCTCACGTTTTTTTGACCAAAACCATTTACAAACGTCCAACGTTCTATCGGAGCAGTTGGTTTCATCCGTGAAAGCTTCTTTACCGCAAGATCTTGCTGTATTATCACTTCAATCGGAGAATAGCCCTGCGGCGGTTGTGGTGTATGATCAGCGAGAAGAAAGCCATGAAGAGTTGAAGTCGGTGACTGTGAGCGATTCAAAAGTCGGTATCGAAACCGACAGAGAAGACGGCATCGCTGAAACGGAAGGCCAAGAAGCGTTTGCCGATTCCAAGCCGGCACACAATAACGCGTCGGCAGAAATTATTTCTACCGAGCTTCGGCTGAAATACCCCTTGCGGGTTACGGAGAAACCTCTGGTTTCTTCAAGATTTGTTCACAGGAAGCCAGTCAGATCCAGTAACCGGGAAGGTAACTTTTATTATAATCAGGTTTCGCCAGTACTTGGCTTCATCTAGCTCTACGTCTCTTCTTCCTACAAGAATTAGATAACACGATTTCACCGCGTCCTTTCGTTGTACTGGGCATATTTTCTTGCCTTCTGGTTGCGGTTTCCGGCCATGCTCATGCAAAAGTGCAATCATCCCAAAAATTTTCTTGCAGTAATCAAACACGAGGATGGAATATTCACAACATACATACGTGCATGTGGAGTTGGCCTATCAAATTTACTAAAAGTGATACGGCCCATTCTATCGGACTTGATATTAAAATTCgtatttttttcttggaggACTATTCGTTTTTCACCTGTTAGACTCTATATATAATGtttcaaatataaaaatattttactcaTACTTCCAGCTAATATGATCTTTGAGAAGTAGTTCTACTATAACATATATCATGATCTCAAACTCTATAGATTATCATTACATGGGCTTGAGCTTATTTTTCCACATTTCATCCTAACATCTGAGTAACCAAGTCAACTCCACTGATTACAGACAAGCTTACCTCTTTATACTTTGTTCCAAAGGTTTTCAAGTGAAAGAGTTTgttcatatatgtatatatcagGTGCGAGTGCCTTGAGGGTCGCGAAGCTGAAGCGGCAGGAGACTCTGGAGAATACATGGAGGATGATAACAGAAGGGTGCCACATGCCACTCACGAGGCACCAAAACCATCACAAGAAGCTTGACCCGCCAAAGTCTGATACATTTAAGAACCGGGCCAAGTTTGACCCATCAAGTTACAGGATCCGAAGAGAACCTTCCCTCAGCCGGGACGAGTTGAACTGTCGAGTCGAGGCGTTTATTAAAAAGTTTAACCAAGATATGAGGCTGCAAAGACAACAATCCTTGCAGCAGTACATGGAGATGATACAGTCGTGGTGCTTAGAATTATACACTTTTTGGATTGATTATTTATTgtgaataaatatatattaggtATTAATTTGGGGCAAACCGAATTATTTGCCACTTTCTTTACTAATTACTCCTATCTCAAATTTCCCCACCCACTCCCCGTTAGCATACACGATAATGATATATCCAATATTAGGCTTCAACTTCTAATATAATCTGCCTTTATAAATTGAAGCTAAATATAAGTAAATTAACTCAAGCTCTTTAAGTCAACCCAATTTTAGTCTAACCGATTAGTCGTTtaactgcttttaaaacacaGAACTATATTAAAATCAAAACGTTTAAAAAAATGCTTTAAATATGATATagcattttgtttttaaaaatatagaaaataaataaataaaatacttataaaaataatagaaaaaaTATGTATCTGTTAACTTGTTTTATACACAATGTGTGTTCGATCAGTACTGATACATTAAGCAACGAGGTGTCTATCTACTAATCTGGGCAATCCAAAATATGTCATTACCAATATACTACGTATTTTGACTTATATTGTTATTATCTGATATGTACTAAGTAAATTTCCAAGCTTAATATAGTAGTCTGCAATTATATAGCAGATACATCACCATGAGCAATTCATGTGCAATAAATTCGTTCTAGAAAGTGTTGGTATGGGAAAAAATCGTATTCATGATTATTGCTCAAACGTTCATATGTTCCACCAACTCGAACAACTATTGAGCTACATATTTCCTTTATTGATAGTATGTATA
The Primulina tabacum isolate GXHZ01 chromosome 9, ASM2559414v2, whole genome shotgun sequence DNA segment above includes these coding regions:
- the LOC142555909 gene encoding uncharacterized protein LOC142555909, which codes for MDFANMDRRQLTIAASGFSVMMTLHLTFQLLSQHLFYWKNPKEQKAIVIIILITPVYAIYSFVGLLDLRGSKQIFMLLDSVKGCYEALAIAKFLALIYSYSNISLSNNIVPDEIKGREIHHSFPMTLFEPRKTHLNQRTLKLLKYWTWQFVIVRPACSILMIMLQMLGMYPSWLSWAFTILLNFSILLAMYSLIIFYHVFAKELAPHTPLAKFLCIKGIVFFCFWQGVVLEILVAMGIVRSHHFWLDTEHVEEAIQNVLVCVEMVFFSVMQQYAYHVAPYSGDLEAKLKPQKRD
- the LOC142556707 gene encoding uncharacterized protein LOC142556707; amino-acid sequence: MGLMNTLTLSVKIFTISVGIVLLAVGMKSVVPIALNGFPIILSWWKPPFLYLIINCIIITIAASSRFFDQNHLQTSNVLSEQLVSSVKASLPQDLAVLSLQSENSPAAVVVYDQREESHEELKSVTVSDSKVGIETDREDGIAETEGQEAFADSKPAHNNASAEIISTELRLKYPLRVTEKPLVSSRFVHRKPVRSSNREGASALRVAKLKRQETLENTWRMITEGCHMPLTRHQNHHKKLDPPKSDTFKNRAKFDPSSYRIRREPSLSRDELNCRVEAFIKKFNQDMRLQRQQSLQQYMEMIQSWCLELYTFWIDYLL